Proteins from one Neodiprion fabricii isolate iyNeoFabr1 chromosome 5, iyNeoFabr1.1, whole genome shotgun sequence genomic window:
- the LOC124182422 gene encoding uncharacterized protein LOC124182422 isoform X1, with protein sequence MSQNNNIGGIVSRIPYEIWVHIILYLNARERVSLGYSCRQFYRIVFKDTKLLRDLDFSPNGYLTSALDIYSCFSRQRKKHIRKLNISNCVTVVLSNLLKTYIKSALNLVEINIQGIKFRDIQDVGTFLQPLTHLQRLSFDWPRQLGAVHYEETTAAKFLYQPFSRLRYLSIIFDNSNFSVEVVTCLQLCLELIELHLFQLSLPVYDYKGIQNLHLIPLPHLKIVEYCGYKSAEVLKIVECFIPEPRLWTDFYMGPYDRVDGFYFEKNVLIIDKSINSEPLRIWLMTSHILLKTLLVKNFEDAPNGYCCLSGEAMKAPCLLKIDEMKSHYINLNKSGMIHEAKQQISYLNMYHPITPECDLHLVAGAFPNLTELVLCNLIKRESVTKPNVHPQRHLKQRNASTEKVGDLMNTNLDSCFKMLVGNTPNLREFRLEAKREFICTRHYHEIWDLDSLHLISGWRNLRALCLSSIPIKDGRFLVQIGRKCTHLEKLELYNMSTTNDCCYTTELSHMVMHLQNLREFTFHETNVGKVSKVFFWLGRNPELRKVSVKSEEPPSDTLCVMTSSIEHLLYCCPKLAIFFCVFDGVHKEYSNELTHTLQRSKILFNRPKLQFQVVAGPYPQNIVYEDLSLLKFPHKLIRSVTM encoded by the exons ATGAGCCAAAA TAACAACATCGGCGGCATTGTGTCCCGTATTCCATATGAAATTTGGGTGCACATAATTCTATATTTAAATGCTAGAGAACGTGTGAGCCTTGGTTACTCTTGCCGGCAATTCTACAGAATTGTCTTTAAAGATACAAAATTGCTGAG GGATCTGGACTTTTCGCCAAATGGATACCTGACTTCTGCCTTGGACATCTACTCTTGTTTTAGTAGGCAAAGAAAGAAACACATACGCAAACTTAACATTAGCAACTGTGTTACAGTTGTACTGAGTAACCTATTGAAGACTTACATAAAGTCAGCATTAAACCTCGTCGAAATTAACATACAAGGAATAAAGTTCAGAGATATTCAAGACGTGGGCACATTTTTGCAACCATTGACACACCTCCAACGGTTATCGTTCGACTGGCCAAGGCAGTTAGGAGCAGTACATTATGAGGAAACCACTGctgcaaaatttttgtaccaaCCATTTAGCAGGCTTCGATATTTATCAATAATCTTTGATAACTCTAATTTCTCAGTCGAAGTTGTTACCTGTTTGCAACTATGCCTGGAACTCATAGAGTTGCATTTATTCCAATTATCTCTGCCAGTATATGACTACAAAGGTATTCAAAACTTACATCTTATTCCTCTACCACATCTTAAGATTGTCGAGTATTGCGGATATAAATCAGCGGAGGTATTAAAGATCGTGGAATGTTTTATCCCCGAACCTAGACTATGGACAGATTTTTATATGGGCCCATATGATCGGGTTGATGGCTTCTACTTTG AAAAGAATGTCCTGATCATCGACAAATCAATAAATTCTGAGCCTCTTAGAATCTGGCTTATGACTTCACACATACTGCTGAAGACCTTGCTTGTAAAAAACTTTGAAGATGCTCCAAATGGTTACTGTTGTTTATCAGGAGAAGCAATGAAGGCACCGTGTCTATTGAAGATTGACGAGATGAAGTcacattatataaatttaaacaaatcc gggATGATACATGAAGCCAAACAGCAAATATCTTATCTCAATATGTACCATCCTATAACACCAGAATGTGACCTACACTTAGTCGCGGGTGCTTTTCCAAACCTGACAGAACTTGTGCTTTGTAACCTGATAAAAAGAGAAT CAGTTACTAAGCCAAATGTACATCCTCAGAGGCATCTGAAACAACGTAATGCATCTACTGAGAAAGTTGGTGATCTGATGAATACAAATCTAGATTCATGTTTCAAAATGCTTGTAGGAAATACGCCAAATTTGCGAGAGTTTAGACTAGAGGCTAAACGAGAGTTTATATg TACACGTCATTATCATGAAATATGGGACCTAGATTCGCTGCACCTGATCTCAGGTTGGCGAAATCTCAGAGCCCTATGTTTGTCGTCGATACCAATAAAGGATGGACGGTTTCTCGTACAAATTGGGAGAAAATGTACGCATTTAGAGAAATTGGAGTTATACAATATGAGCACAACGAATGACTGCTGCTACACAACTGAGCTCTCGCACATGGTGATGCACCTTCAAAATCTGAGAGAATTCACATTTCACGAAACAAACGTGGGAAAGGTATCCAAAGTGTTTTTCTGGCTTGGAAGAAATCCAGAACTCAGGAAAGTTAGTGTCAAATCTGAGGAACCACCAAGCGATACGCTGTGTGTAATGACATCCTCTATCGAACATCTGCTTTATTGCTGCCCAAAGTTGGCAATATttttctgtgttttcgacggcGTACACAAAGAATATAGTAACGAACTTACGCATACTTTGCAAag ATCGAAAATTCTGTTTAACCGGCCGAAATTGCAATTTCAAGTAGTTGCTGGCCCTTATCCGCAAAATATCGTTTATGAAGACTTGTCACTGCTCAAATTTCCACATAAATTGATCAGATCCGTTACGATGTAA
- the LOC124182414 gene encoding neutral alpha-glucosidase AB yields MSLGVRFGLFLAALSCVYLVSGVDRNNFKTCEQSSFCRRCRKVEPGKTPYKLLNTVEVRETDLSGELFNQDTGVAYILRLTGLADNTYRVWINEKNPLHPRFEATFALQSDPVPKKIKLIEQTAEYIVVGTDHTKAKLFFNPFRIDFYRGEQLVLSANARGLMRFEHIRTKPEPKPEGEEGEKPAETNPEFPGDGADSDPGAWEENFKSHHDSKPFGPEAVALDFSFIGAENVYGVPEHAGSFALKSTKKSDPYRLYNLDVFEYEIDDFMSLYGAIPVVFGHGKESGTSGVYWQNAAETWVDITSSADNNVVESIVNFVSGSAKKPQVDAHFISESGLIDAFFMLGPSPLDAFRQYTRLTGSAPLPQMFSLGYHQCRWNYNDQDDVRQVAENFDKYDLPMDVMWLDIEYTDGKKYFTWDTRKFSQPLEMVHNLTEKGRKLVVIIDPHIKRDQNYFLHNDATNLGYYVKHRDGKDYEGWCWPGATSYIDMFDPKVRQYYIEQYNLDKFTGTTNDVYIWNDMNEPSVFNGPEVTMPKDLIHYENWEHRDIHNINGMMFTSATHEALFRRSGGSLRPFVLTRSFFAGSQRYGAMWTGDNTGEWNHLRISYPMCLSLAVSGFSFCGADIGGFFKNPDNELFIRWNQAAAWLPFMRQHSHIETKRREPWVFGDNTLGIVRETLKRRYAYLPLWYTLFREHEISGIPVIRPIWAHYPTESAAFTIDDEILVGDSLLVRPVLEPGLTEVSIYFPGEGKITWYNIDTMQPYKQPGAVSVPVTMERIPVYQRSGSIVPKKNRSRRSTVAMKNDPYTLMVIADDDGSATGTLYIDDESSFEYRHGKYLYIRFTLTGYKLTSSFMDKLATYDTKSWLERIDIANPPKNVKSAQLTSKTLGIVELEAKYNPRNNVLTVRKPGVNMGEEWSIELIH; encoded by the exons ATGTCTCTGGGCGTGAG ATTTGGGCTGTTTCTGGCAGCACTCAGCTGCGTCTACTTGGTCAGCGGAGTTGacagaaacaattttaaaacatgCGAACAAAGCAGTTTTTGTCG GCGTTGCCGAAAAGTTGAGCCAGGCAAAACGCCTTACAAACTACTGAACACGGTCGAAGTTCGAGAGACGGATCTGAGCGGTGAATTATTTAACCAAGATACAGGAGTTGCATACATTCTTCGGTTGACAGGATTGGCGGACAACACATACAGGGTTTGGATAAACGAGAAGAATCCATTACATCCAAGATTTGAGGCGACATTTGCACTCCAGAGTGATCCTGTgccaaagaaaataaaactcatTGAACAAACAGCAGAGTATATTGTAGTTGGCACTGATCATACCAAGGCTAAGCTCTTTTTCAATCCGTTCAGAATTGACTTTTATCGCGGTGAACAACTTGTTCTCTCTGCCAATGCGAGAGGACTCATGCGGTTTGAACACATACGCACTAAACCAGAGCC GAAGCCTGAGGGTGAGGAAGGAGAAAAGCCTGCTGAAACTAATCCCGAATTTCCAGGAGACGGCGCAGACTCTGATCCTGGAGCTTGGGAGGAGAATTTCAAATCACATCACGATTCCAAACCTTTCGGGCCAGAGGCTGTCGCACTAGATTTCAGTTTCATAGGGGCTGAAAATGTTTATGGGGTTCCAGAGCATGCTGGATCATTTGCGTTGAAATCCACAAAGAAATCTGATCCTTACAGACTTTATAATTTGGATGTTTTTGAATACGAAATTGACGACTTTATGTCGCTCTATGGTGCCATTCCTGTTGTCTTTGGCCACGG TAAGGAAAGCGGAACGTCAGGAGTTTACTGGCAGAATGCAGCTGAAACTTGGGTGGATATAACATCCAGCGCTGATAACAACGTCGTTGAGAGCATCGTTAACTTCGTTTCTGGGTCTGCTAAAAAGCCCCAAGTTGACGCTCACTTCATCTCTGAGTCAGGCCTAATCGACGCATTCTTTATGCTAGGACCTAGTCCCTTGGATGCCTTCAGGCAATACACACGTTTAACTGGATCTGCTCCTCTCCCTCAG ATGTTTAGCTTAGGGTACCATCAGTGTCGGTGGAATTATAACGACCAGGACGACGTGCGTCAGGTGGCTGAGAATTTTGACAAGTACGACTTACCGATGGATGTAATGTGGCTGGATATCGAGTACACTGATGGCAAGAAGTACTTTACGTGGGATACCCGTAAATTTTCGCAGCCTCTAGAGATGGTCCATAATTTGACAGAAAAGGGTAGAAAACTGGTGGTGATTATTGATCCTCACATCAAGCGAGACCAGAACTACTTTCTCCACAACGACGCTACAAATCTTGGTTACTATGTAAAACACAGAGATGGAAAAGACTACGAGGGATGGTGCTGGCCAGGTGCAACCTCGTACATCGACATGTTCGACCCTAAAGTCAGGCAGTACTACATCGAGCAGTACAATCTAGACAAATTCACGGGAACTACCAACGACGTTTATATTTGGAATGACATGAATGAACCGAGTGTGTTCAATGGACCCGAAGTAACAATGCCGAAGGATTTGATACATTATGAAAATTGGGAGCACAGAGATATTCACAACATTAATGGAATGATGTTCACCTCCGCGACTCACGAGGCTTTATTCCGAAG GTCTGGCGGTTCCCTGCGACCATTCGTATTGACACGATCCTTCTTTGCTGGTTCGCAAAGATACGGTGCCATGTGGACTGGAGATAACACAGGTGAATGGAATCACCTTCGTATCAGCTACCCGATGTGTCTGTCCTTGGCGGTATCCGGTTTCTCTTTTTGCGGTGCAGACATAGGAGGCTTCTTCAAGAACCCGGACAATGAGTTGTTCATAAGGTGGAATCAAGCAGCTGCTTGGCTGCCGTTTATGCGTCAGCATTCTCACATCGAGACCAAGCGTCGTGAGCCTTGGGTTTTCGGTGACAATACTCTTGGAATAGTTCGTGAAACTCTCAAGAGGCGCTACGCCTATTTGCCCTTGTGGTACACATTATTTAGGGAGCATGAAATCAGCGGAATTCCAGTTATCAGGCCGATTTGGGCTCACTACCCAACCGAGTCTGCAGCTTTTACTATCGACGACGAAATCTTGGTTGGCGATTCGCTCCTCGTTCGTCCAGTTCTAGAGCCTGGATTGACAGAAGTTAGCATCTACTTCCCTGGAGAGGGTAAGATCACTTGGTACAACATTGACACGATGCAACCGTACAAGCAGCCTGGTGCTGTCAGTGTTCCGGTGACGATGGAGCGAATCCCAGTCTATCAAAGGAGTGGATCAATTGTTCCAAAAAAGAACAGATCCCGCCGAAGTACAGTCGCTATGAAAAACGATCCCTACACGCTGATGGTAATCGCAGATGACGATGGATCCGCTACAGGCACTCTCTACATCGACGATGAATCCAGTTTCGAGTACCGTCATGGAAAATACTTGTACATCAGGTTCACTTTGACTGGTTACAAGCTGACATCCAGTTTCATGGATAAACTCGCAACCTATGACACTAAGAGCTGGCTGGAGAGGATAGATATCGCCAATCCACCAAAGAACGTCAAATCGGCACAATTGACCTCGAAAA CTCTAGGCATAGTCGAGCTGGAGGCCAAATACAATCCCCGAAACAATGTTCTAACTGTGCGTAAACCTGGAGTGAATATGGGTGAGGAATGGAGTATAGAGTTGATTCATTAG
- the LOC124182028 gene encoding mitochondrial inner membrane protease subunit 2 has protein sequence MGLPPFLRNILIGIPIGITFLDTVGYVARVEGVSMQPALNPNLKEVDYVYLNRWAVRGLKVERGEIISLSSPKFPNQKLIKRVIGLPGDVIGTIGYKTDFVQVPEGHCWVEGDHTGHSMDSNSFGPISLGLVTAKATCIVWPPNRWQFLIPEIREHRLPLNILRSSVA, from the exons ATGGGGCTACCGCCCTTTCTGCGCAACATCCTCATAGGAATTCCTATAGGGATAACCTTTTTAGACACTGTTGGATATGTCGCGCGAGTTGAAGGTGTTTCAATGCAACCTGCGCTGAACCCTAACTTGAAAGAGGTCGATTACGTCTATCTGAATCGCTGGGCCGTTCGAGGGCTCAAAGTCGAACGAGGCGAAATAATTTCTCTGTCCTCACCTAAGTTTCCTAATCAAAAACTAATAAAGCGTGTAATCGGACTACCTGGCGACGTCATTGGCACCATCGGATACAAGACAGACTTCGTACAG GTACCAGAGGGTCACTGTTGGGTCGAGGGAGATCACACAGGTCATTCTATGGACTCAAATAGCTTTGGTCCAATCTCACTAGGTTTGGTAACGGCTAAGGCTACTTGCATTGTCTGGCCTCCAAATCGTTGGCAGTTCTTAATTCCCGAGATACGAGAGCATAGATTACCGCTCAACATCCTGAGATCGTCTGTTGCTTAA
- the LOC124182422 gene encoding uncharacterized protein LOC124182422 isoform X2: MSQNNNIGGIVSRIPYEIWVHIILYLNARERVSLGYSCRQFYRIVFKDTKLLRDLDFSPNGYLTSALDIYSCFSRQRKKHIRKLNISNCVTVVLSNLLKTYIKSALNLVEINIQGIKFRDIQDVGTFLQPLTHLQRLSFDWPRQLGAVHYEETTAAKFLYQPFSRLRYLSIIFDNSNFSVEVVTCLQLCLELIELHLFQLSLPVYDYKEKNVLIIDKSINSEPLRIWLMTSHILLKTLLVKNFEDAPNGYCCLSGEAMKAPCLLKIDEMKSHYINLNKSGMIHEAKQQISYLNMYHPITPECDLHLVAGAFPNLTELVLCNLIKRESVTKPNVHPQRHLKQRNASTEKVGDLMNTNLDSCFKMLVGNTPNLREFRLEAKREFICTRHYHEIWDLDSLHLISGWRNLRALCLSSIPIKDGRFLVQIGRKCTHLEKLELYNMSTTNDCCYTTELSHMVMHLQNLREFTFHETNVGKVSKVFFWLGRNPELRKVSVKSEEPPSDTLCVMTSSIEHLLYCCPKLAIFFCVFDGVHKEYSNELTHTLQRSKILFNRPKLQFQVVAGPYPQNIVYEDLSLLKFPHKLIRSVTM; the protein is encoded by the exons ATGAGCCAAAA TAACAACATCGGCGGCATTGTGTCCCGTATTCCATATGAAATTTGGGTGCACATAATTCTATATTTAAATGCTAGAGAACGTGTGAGCCTTGGTTACTCTTGCCGGCAATTCTACAGAATTGTCTTTAAAGATACAAAATTGCTGAG GGATCTGGACTTTTCGCCAAATGGATACCTGACTTCTGCCTTGGACATCTACTCTTGTTTTAGTAGGCAAAGAAAGAAACACATACGCAAACTTAACATTAGCAACTGTGTTACAGTTGTACTGAGTAACCTATTGAAGACTTACATAAAGTCAGCATTAAACCTCGTCGAAATTAACATACAAGGAATAAAGTTCAGAGATATTCAAGACGTGGGCACATTTTTGCAACCATTGACACACCTCCAACGGTTATCGTTCGACTGGCCAAGGCAGTTAGGAGCAGTACATTATGAGGAAACCACTGctgcaaaatttttgtaccaaCCATTTAGCAGGCTTCGATATTTATCAATAATCTTTGATAACTCTAATTTCTCAGTCGAAGTTGTTACCTGTTTGCAACTATGCCTGGAACTCATAGAGTTGCATTTATTCCAATTATCTCTGCCAGTATATGACTACAAAG AAAAGAATGTCCTGATCATCGACAAATCAATAAATTCTGAGCCTCTTAGAATCTGGCTTATGACTTCACACATACTGCTGAAGACCTTGCTTGTAAAAAACTTTGAAGATGCTCCAAATGGTTACTGTTGTTTATCAGGAGAAGCAATGAAGGCACCGTGTCTATTGAAGATTGACGAGATGAAGTcacattatataaatttaaacaaatcc gggATGATACATGAAGCCAAACAGCAAATATCTTATCTCAATATGTACCATCCTATAACACCAGAATGTGACCTACACTTAGTCGCGGGTGCTTTTCCAAACCTGACAGAACTTGTGCTTTGTAACCTGATAAAAAGAGAAT CAGTTACTAAGCCAAATGTACATCCTCAGAGGCATCTGAAACAACGTAATGCATCTACTGAGAAAGTTGGTGATCTGATGAATACAAATCTAGATTCATGTTTCAAAATGCTTGTAGGAAATACGCCAAATTTGCGAGAGTTTAGACTAGAGGCTAAACGAGAGTTTATATg TACACGTCATTATCATGAAATATGGGACCTAGATTCGCTGCACCTGATCTCAGGTTGGCGAAATCTCAGAGCCCTATGTTTGTCGTCGATACCAATAAAGGATGGACGGTTTCTCGTACAAATTGGGAGAAAATGTACGCATTTAGAGAAATTGGAGTTATACAATATGAGCACAACGAATGACTGCTGCTACACAACTGAGCTCTCGCACATGGTGATGCACCTTCAAAATCTGAGAGAATTCACATTTCACGAAACAAACGTGGGAAAGGTATCCAAAGTGTTTTTCTGGCTTGGAAGAAATCCAGAACTCAGGAAAGTTAGTGTCAAATCTGAGGAACCACCAAGCGATACGCTGTGTGTAATGACATCCTCTATCGAACATCTGCTTTATTGCTGCCCAAAGTTGGCAATATttttctgtgttttcgacggcGTACACAAAGAATATAGTAACGAACTTACGCATACTTTGCAAag ATCGAAAATTCTGTTTAACCGGCCGAAATTGCAATTTCAAGTAGTTGCTGGCCCTTATCCGCAAAATATCGTTTATGAAGACTTGTCACTGCTCAAATTTCCACATAAATTGATCAGATCCGTTACGATGTAA
- the LOC124182421 gene encoding uncharacterized protein LOC124182421 isoform X1 has translation MSAGPSICHILDFPNEILMKIIFHLNARERVPLGNSCKKLHSLIFEEKKLLRNLDFSKDGRLTSVSDIRQYFDNSKASRYIQRVNLRNVNFIEPEQMLNNYIGNAVNIVDLNISGTRFEDVQGLGYFLKLLPHVKRLSIDWPRQMEDNAEPCCKDLRGPFSKLTYLSIQIWHPPHTKKFVRYLQMCQQLKELRMIGRKSCYVPATDDLPCFGRKQLRSLEIIEFYGHCCGPEKRYFMTLLPELEKWTDFHVPKYYIQNGFYFEKNVPVAKKLCKTNWMNPRNIHFSSYCEFGQSVLTERILIEVIKVTHKDPPKCYCCLSLLHQTDICVIKIEEAKRLLKDPSYELSYLRINHNIKTNCDAHLVVSAFPKLTELILSNITKVSGFVHSRKQLKRKYNKAVKQEGYLVNKNLDSSFSMIVQNSPHLKHLTLDTNNSTIEYEEMWDLNALHLISGWTNLRTLRLSSVPIEDGIFLTEIGRACKHLEILDLYDLGPGDVCCYIDELCQMIADLKNLREFRIHQDNIGEVSRIFVSLANNVQLRKVDVISDGENTTTNNLIPSIEHLLQTCSKLTTFQCIIDEISEADSVKLSTMLRSFKCKPGKLDFQFQVVWSMDLIMDDSEWMMKEDVITEDARLVNFPCDMSMPHHP, from the exons ATGAGTGCTGG GCCCAGCATCTGTCACATTCTGGATTTTCccaatgaaattttgatgaaaattatctTCCATTTGAATGCCAGAGAGCGTGTGCCTTTGGGTAATTCATGCAAGAAATTACACAGTCTTatatttgaagagaaaaaattattaag GAATTTAGATTTTTCCAAAGACGGGCGCCTGACATCAGTTTCTGACATCCGTCAATATTTTGACAACAGCAAAGCAAGCAGGTACATTCAGAGAGTAAATTTgagaaatgtaaattttatagAGCCGGAGCAGATGCTTAACAATTACATCGGCAATGCAGTGAACATAGTTGACTTAAACATAAGTGGCACAAGATTTGAAGACGTACAGGGGTTGGGATATTTCCTAAAGTTATTACCACATGTAAAGAGACTCTCTATCGACTGGCCAAGACAAATGGAAGATAACGCTGAACCTTGCTGCAAGGATCTACGAGGGCCTTTTAGCAAACTCACGTATTTGTCAATACAAATATGGCATCCACCACATACAAAAAAGTTTGTCCGATATTTACAAATGTGTCAACAACTCAAGGAGCTACGCATGATTGGAAGGAAATCCTGCTATGTTCCTGCAACAGACGACCTTCCGTGCTTCGGACGAAAACAACTTAGGAGTCTCGAAATCATTGAATTTTATGGACACTGCTGCGGCCCCGAGAAGAGATACTTCATGACTTTGCTTCCAGAACTTGAGAAATGGACTGATTTTCACGTTCCCAAGTATTACATTCAGAACGGTTTTTACTTTG aaaaaaacgtGCCAGTTGCTAAGAAGCTATGCAAGACAAATTGGATGAATCCTCGAAATATTCACTTCAGCAGCTATTGTGAATTTGGCCAGTCTGTGCTCACAGAACGCATTTTGATAGAAGTGATTAAAGTCACCCATAAAGACCCGCCAAAATGTTACTGTTGTTTATCTCTACTTCATCAGACAGACATATGTGTTATCAAGATCGAGGAGGCAAAG CGACTGCTGAAAGATCCAAGTTATGAACTTTCGTATTTACGTATCAATCATAACATAAAAACAAATTGCGATGCGCATTTAGTCGTATCCGCTTTTCCAAAACTCACCGAGCTCATTTTATCCAACATAACAAAAG TATCGGGTTTTGTACACTCTCGGAAACAACtgaagagaaaatataataaggcAGTTAAACAAGAGGGTTATCTGGTCAACAAAAATCTAGATTCATCTTTTAGTATGATTGTTCAGAATTCGCCTCACCTTAAACACCTGACGCTGGATACTAATAACAG CACGATCGAATATGAAGAAATGTGGGACTTGAACGCTCTGCACCTAATCTCAGGTTGGACAAATCTCAGAACCTTACGTTTGTCATCGGTACCAATCGAGGACGGTATTTTTCTCACTGAAATCGGAAGGGCATGCAAGCATTTGGAGATATTAGACTTGTACGATCTCGGTCCCGGGGATGTTTGCTGCTACATCGATGAACTGTGTCAAATGATTGCTGACCTCAAAAACCTGAGAGAATTTAGAATTCATCAGGACAACATTGGCGAAGTATCTCGAATTTTCGTATCACTCGCCAACAATGTGCAACTCAGGAAAGTTGACGTGATAAGTGATGGCGAAAATACCACCACGAATAATTTAATACCCTCTATCGAACACCTGCTTCAAACTTGTTCAAAATTAACTACATTCCAATGTATAATTGACGAAATATCCGAAGCCGATTCTGTAAAGCTGTCGACCATGTTGAGAAG TTTCAAGTGCAAACCTGGAAAGCTCGATTTCCAATTCCAAGTTGTTTGGTCTATGGATCTGATAATGGATGATTCTGAATGGATGATGAAAGAAGACGTCATAACTGAGGACGCCCGGCTTGTGAACTTCCCCTGCGACATGAGCATGCCACATCATCCATAG
- the LOC124182421 gene encoding uncharacterized protein LOC124182421 isoform X2 yields the protein MSAGNLDFSKDGRLTSVSDIRQYFDNSKASRYIQRVNLRNVNFIEPEQMLNNYIGNAVNIVDLNISGTRFEDVQGLGYFLKLLPHVKRLSIDWPRQMEDNAEPCCKDLRGPFSKLTYLSIQIWHPPHTKKFVRYLQMCQQLKELRMIGRKSCYVPATDDLPCFGRKQLRSLEIIEFYGHCCGPEKRYFMTLLPELEKWTDFHVPKYYIQNGFYFEKNVPVAKKLCKTNWMNPRNIHFSSYCEFGQSVLTERILIEVIKVTHKDPPKCYCCLSLLHQTDICVIKIEEAKRLLKDPSYELSYLRINHNIKTNCDAHLVVSAFPKLTELILSNITKVSGFVHSRKQLKRKYNKAVKQEGYLVNKNLDSSFSMIVQNSPHLKHLTLDTNNSTIEYEEMWDLNALHLISGWTNLRTLRLSSVPIEDGIFLTEIGRACKHLEILDLYDLGPGDVCCYIDELCQMIADLKNLREFRIHQDNIGEVSRIFVSLANNVQLRKVDVISDGENTTTNNLIPSIEHLLQTCSKLTTFQCIIDEISEADSVKLSTMLRSFKCKPGKLDFQFQVVWSMDLIMDDSEWMMKEDVITEDARLVNFPCDMSMPHHP from the exons ATGAGTGCTGG GAATTTAGATTTTTCCAAAGACGGGCGCCTGACATCAGTTTCTGACATCCGTCAATATTTTGACAACAGCAAAGCAAGCAGGTACATTCAGAGAGTAAATTTgagaaatgtaaattttatagAGCCGGAGCAGATGCTTAACAATTACATCGGCAATGCAGTGAACATAGTTGACTTAAACATAAGTGGCACAAGATTTGAAGACGTACAGGGGTTGGGATATTTCCTAAAGTTATTACCACATGTAAAGAGACTCTCTATCGACTGGCCAAGACAAATGGAAGATAACGCTGAACCTTGCTGCAAGGATCTACGAGGGCCTTTTAGCAAACTCACGTATTTGTCAATACAAATATGGCATCCACCACATACAAAAAAGTTTGTCCGATATTTACAAATGTGTCAACAACTCAAGGAGCTACGCATGATTGGAAGGAAATCCTGCTATGTTCCTGCAACAGACGACCTTCCGTGCTTCGGACGAAAACAACTTAGGAGTCTCGAAATCATTGAATTTTATGGACACTGCTGCGGCCCCGAGAAGAGATACTTCATGACTTTGCTTCCAGAACTTGAGAAATGGACTGATTTTCACGTTCCCAAGTATTACATTCAGAACGGTTTTTACTTTG aaaaaaacgtGCCAGTTGCTAAGAAGCTATGCAAGACAAATTGGATGAATCCTCGAAATATTCACTTCAGCAGCTATTGTGAATTTGGCCAGTCTGTGCTCACAGAACGCATTTTGATAGAAGTGATTAAAGTCACCCATAAAGACCCGCCAAAATGTTACTGTTGTTTATCTCTACTTCATCAGACAGACATATGTGTTATCAAGATCGAGGAGGCAAAG CGACTGCTGAAAGATCCAAGTTATGAACTTTCGTATTTACGTATCAATCATAACATAAAAACAAATTGCGATGCGCATTTAGTCGTATCCGCTTTTCCAAAACTCACCGAGCTCATTTTATCCAACATAACAAAAG TATCGGGTTTTGTACACTCTCGGAAACAACtgaagagaaaatataataaggcAGTTAAACAAGAGGGTTATCTGGTCAACAAAAATCTAGATTCATCTTTTAGTATGATTGTTCAGAATTCGCCTCACCTTAAACACCTGACGCTGGATACTAATAACAG CACGATCGAATATGAAGAAATGTGGGACTTGAACGCTCTGCACCTAATCTCAGGTTGGACAAATCTCAGAACCTTACGTTTGTCATCGGTACCAATCGAGGACGGTATTTTTCTCACTGAAATCGGAAGGGCATGCAAGCATTTGGAGATATTAGACTTGTACGATCTCGGTCCCGGGGATGTTTGCTGCTACATCGATGAACTGTGTCAAATGATTGCTGACCTCAAAAACCTGAGAGAATTTAGAATTCATCAGGACAACATTGGCGAAGTATCTCGAATTTTCGTATCACTCGCCAACAATGTGCAACTCAGGAAAGTTGACGTGATAAGTGATGGCGAAAATACCACCACGAATAATTTAATACCCTCTATCGAACACCTGCTTCAAACTTGTTCAAAATTAACTACATTCCAATGTATAATTGACGAAATATCCGAAGCCGATTCTGTAAAGCTGTCGACCATGTTGAGAAG TTTCAAGTGCAAACCTGGAAAGCTCGATTTCCAATTCCAAGTTGTTTGGTCTATGGATCTGATAATGGATGATTCTGAATGGATGATGAAAGAAGACGTCATAACTGAGGACGCCCGGCTTGTGAACTTCCCCTGCGACATGAGCATGCCACATCATCCATAG